GGAGAACCGACGCGGGCTGCGCAACAACACGCTTTACTATCTGGCTGAGCAACCACAAGGAGTCTGATTATGATCCAGACCAGTCAGCGCGACCCCGCCACGGCGGTTTACCGCGCCACCCTTCCCGCCGGCGACTACTGGCTGCACCGCATCGAAGCCGGCCAGACGCTGCGTATTACCGATCTCGAAGGTAATCAGGCCGCCGACACCCTGTTCTACAACGCCGACGATACCGCCGAGCGCTACAGCGTGACCGATACGCTGCGCGGTCAGCGCAACGTGTTTCTCACCACCGGCAGCGTACTACGCTCCAATGAGGACCGCCCGATGCTGGAAATCGTGGCGGATACCTGCGGGCGTCACGACACCCTCGGCGGCGCCTGCGCCACCGAGAGCAACACCGTGCGCTACGACCTGGAAAAACGCCACATGCACGCCTGCCGCGACAGTTGGATGCTGGCCGTGGCGCAACAC
The DNA window shown above is from Dickeya dadantii NCPPB 898 and carries:
- a CDS encoding urea amidolyase associated protein UAAP2, with translation MIQTSQRDPATAVYRATLPAGDYWLHRIEAGQTLRITDLEGNQAADTLFYNADDTAERYSVTDTLRGQRNVFLTTGSVLRSNEDRPMLEIVADTCGRHDTLGGACATESNTVRYDLEKRHMHACRDSWMLAVAQHPEYHLTKRDITHNINFFMNVPVTRDGGLTFADGISAPGKYVEMVAKMNVLVLISNCPQLNNPCNGYNPTPIDIAVW